The following are encoded in a window of Cyprinus carpio isolate SPL01 chromosome B18, ASM1834038v1, whole genome shotgun sequence genomic DNA:
- the LOC109099648 gene encoding trypsin-3-like isoform X1, with the protein MCSLLSSVAMKTTVFIILLVAVVAFSSGDEIIGGYECKPHSQPWQAFLDDDEFSCGGSLINERWVVSAAHCRFSRNKLSVHLGRHNLQTNENTGQKIKVEKIIPFPKYNDRPHNNDIMLIKLKKPVTFNKYVKPIRLPKKCPSVGEKCLVSGWGRTAAGSASVLQCLNLPVLSQRTCKRAYKKIITKNMFCAGFIKGGKDSCQGDSGGPVVCGGQLKGVVSFGNGCAKPKYPGVYTEVCRYTKWIKSTIAKN; encoded by the exons ATGTGCTCTCTCCTCTCCTCAGTTGCAATGAAGACCACTGTGTTCATCATTCTACTGGTTGCGGTTGTGG cTTTCAGCTCAGGAGATGAAATCATTGGAGGTTATGAATGTAAGCCCCACTCCCAGCCCTGGCAAGCTTTCCTTGATGATGATGAATTTTCATGTGGAGGATCTTTGATTAATGAAAGATGGGttgtgtctgctgctcactgcagATTCTC ACGTAATAAACTCAGCGTCCACCTGGGAAGGCACAATTTGCAAACTAATGAAAACACAGGGCAGAAGATCAAAGTGGAGAAGATCATTCCTTTCCCGAAATACAATGATAGGCCTCATAACAATGATATCATGCTGATCAAGCTGAAAAAACCTGTCACCTTCAACAAGTATGTGAAGCCAATCCGTCTGCCAAAAAAATGCCCCTCTGTAGGGGAGAAGTGCTTGGTTTCTGGATGGGGCAGAACTGCAG CCGGCTCTGCTTCTGTCCTGCAGTGTTTGAATTTGCCTGTACTCTCACAAAGGACGTGTAAGCGTgcgtataaaaaaataataactaaaaacatGTTCTGCGCTGGATTCATTAAGGGAGGGAAAGACTCATGCCAG GGGGATTCAGGTGGCCCTGTAGTGTGCGGAGGGCAACTGAAAGGTGTTGTTTCCTTTGGCAATGGCTGTGCTAAACCAAAATATCCTGGGGTTTATACTGAGGTGTGCCGCTACACTAAATGGATCAAATCCACCATAGCTAAAAACTAA
- the LOC109099648 gene encoding trypsin-3-like isoform X2, translating to MKTTVFIILLVAVVAFSSGDEIIGGYECKPHSQPWQAFLDDDEFSCGGSLINERWVVSAAHCRFSRNKLSVHLGRHNLQTNENTGQKIKVEKIIPFPKYNDRPHNNDIMLIKLKKPVTFNKYVKPIRLPKKCPSVGEKCLVSGWGRTAAGSASVLQCLNLPVLSQRTCKRAYKKIITKNMFCAGFIKGGKDSCQGDSGGPVVCGGQLKGVVSFGNGCAKPKYPGVYTEVCRYTKWIKSTIAKN from the exons ATGAAGACCACTGTGTTCATCATTCTACTGGTTGCGGTTGTGG cTTTCAGCTCAGGAGATGAAATCATTGGAGGTTATGAATGTAAGCCCCACTCCCAGCCCTGGCAAGCTTTCCTTGATGATGATGAATTTTCATGTGGAGGATCTTTGATTAATGAAAGATGGGttgtgtctgctgctcactgcagATTCTC ACGTAATAAACTCAGCGTCCACCTGGGAAGGCACAATTTGCAAACTAATGAAAACACAGGGCAGAAGATCAAAGTGGAGAAGATCATTCCTTTCCCGAAATACAATGATAGGCCTCATAACAATGATATCATGCTGATCAAGCTGAAAAAACCTGTCACCTTCAACAAGTATGTGAAGCCAATCCGTCTGCCAAAAAAATGCCCCTCTGTAGGGGAGAAGTGCTTGGTTTCTGGATGGGGCAGAACTGCAG CCGGCTCTGCTTCTGTCCTGCAGTGTTTGAATTTGCCTGTACTCTCACAAAGGACGTGTAAGCGTgcgtataaaaaaataataactaaaaacatGTTCTGCGCTGGATTCATTAAGGGAGGGAAAGACTCATGCCAG GGGGATTCAGGTGGCCCTGTAGTGTGCGGAGGGCAACTGAAAGGTGTTGTTTCCTTTGGCAATGGCTGTGCTAAACCAAAATATCCTGGGGTTTATACTGAGGTGTGCCGCTACACTAAATGGATCAAATCCACCATAGCTAAAAACTAA
- the LOC109067456 gene encoding uncharacterized protein LOC109067456 encodes MLNGVRLNKYRCRRGSNSLEGLHSHLYKAIPSQRCGVMPFQVYLIAFAVQWNSCMESLRVAGGHGRQTWCMDPWQIQHLNQQAEVLFGKEHVLEPNFAAPMPYPAVYKDPDEEELLGVEYAMCQSTSFTAKDYYAQQVEEEQSREEEEMAEQSEDKLADEGVDMGAESEEDPMDTVSDKHVILTQSEQVEEEDSPALQDVLMTQSHLHLPGLEEVEALALLILELADNSDRHLVPADLQSWPKVLRIT; translated from the exons ATGCTGAATGGTGTCCGCTTGAACAAGTACAGGTGTCGGCGAGGCAGTAACTCCTTGGAGGGCTTGCACTCACACCTGTACAAGGCCATTCCCTCACAGAGATGTGGAGTTATGCCATTCCAA GTGTATCTGATTGCATTTGCTGTGCAGTGGAACAGCTGCATGGAATCACTCAGGGTTGCTGGTGGTCATGGCAGGCAGACGTGGTGTATGGACCCGTGGCAGATTCAGCACCTGAATCAGCAGGCTGAGGTGCTCTTCGGTAAAGAGCATGTCCTCGAGCCCAACTTTGCCGCTCCAATGCCCTACCCTGCTGTATACAAGGACCCAGACGAGGAGGAGCTCCTTGGAGTAGAGTATGCCATGTGCCAGTCAACCAGCTTCACTGCAAAGGATTACTATGCCCAGCAAG TTGAGGAAGAGCAGTCCCGTGAAGAAGAGGAGATGGCTGAACAAAGTGAGGACAAGCTGGCAGATGAGGGTGTGGACATGGGTGCAGAGTCAGAGGAGGATCCTATGGACACTGTCAGTGACAAACATGTCATCCTCACTCAATCAgaacaggtggaggaggaggacagTCCTGCTCTGCAGGATGTGCTGATGACCCAGAGCCATCTGCATCTTCCTGGGCTCGAGGAAGTGGAAGCCTTGGCCCTGCTCATTTTAGAATTGGCAGACAACAGTGACCGTCACCTAGTGCCAGCTgacctacagtcgtggccaaaagttttgagaattacataa